The Candidatus Methylomirabilota bacterium genome has a segment encoding these proteins:
- a CDS encoding pentapeptide repeat-containing protein: MQGTNLQGAKLYEANLQEANLNGANLQEAHLSAANLQKARLYEANLQEADLRWANLREADLSGAKGLIASEVKKARTWKLAFYSEDFLKELGLPPDHNKRVKKKLAEMEKEKKATGGKP, translated from the coding sequence CTGCAGGGCACCAACCTCCAGGGGGCCAAACTGTACGAGGCCAACCTCCAGGAGGCCAACCTGAACGGGGCCAACCTCCAGGAGGCCCACCTGAGCGCGGCCAACCTCCAGAAGGCCAGACTGTACGAGGCCAACCTCCAGGAGGCCGACCTGCGCTGGGCCAACCTCCGGGAGGCCGACCTGAGCGGGGCCAAGGGCCTCATCGCTTCTGAAGTCAAGAAGGCCAGGACCTGGAAGCTAGCATTCTACAGCGAAGACTTCCTCAAGGAACTAGGCCTCCCGCCCGACCACAATAAGAGGGTCAAGAAGAAGCTGGCTGAGATGGAGAAGGAAAAGAAGGCAACCGGCG